Genomic segment of Candidatus Hydrogenedentota bacterium:
AGAAGGGTTGAAACCGCTGAGCAGACGCCATTCGGGGCTGTCGGCCCGCCGCATTTGCGGTTAAGCTCAACGGGTCGCGCCCATACCGAAAACCCGCTGGCCCAAAGCCCGCGCGATCAGGCCCCCGGCAATCAGGCCAAGACCGGCCATCCAGATTGCAGGCTCCACCCAGAAGGCCAGAAAGACACAGGCAGCCAGCCCGCCCCAGGCCCAGAGGGGGGAATAGAGCCGATCTTCCTTCGGCAGCCGCAGGGCCGCCAGGTTGTTGATTGCGTAGTACACCAGCACCGTGAAGGCGCTGAAGGACCAGGTCGTCTTTACGCTGCCGAGGAGCGCCAGACCGGCGATGCCAAGGCCCACCATCCACACCGCCGCCACCGGTGTGGCGCTGCCCGCGTGAATCGCGGCAAACAACTTCGGCGCATCGTGCCGTCGCGCCATGGCCAGCAGCACCCGCGACAATCCCAGAATTAGATTGAGCAGTACGCCCAGCATGGCCGTCACCGCGCCAAGGCCAACCAGCCAGGCCACGCCCGGCCAGGCATGGGCCGAGGCCACGACTTCCAGCGGGGCCGCCGCCGCTTCCACCGCATCGCTCATCGCCGGGGCGCCCGCCGACGCCACCGCCGCCAGCGCCAGCAGAATATAGATCGCCGCCGAAGCGAAGAGCGTGGTGACAATGGCTCGGGGGATGGTCCGCCGGGGATCATGGACCTCCTCACCCATCGTGGCGATGCGCCCATAGCCTGTGAAGGCCACAAACATGAGGGCCGTGGCCTGAAGAAAGGCCGCGCCGGGGTCACGACCCGAATTCACACCGCCGAAGAAAGGGGCAAGGTTCCCGGCGCCATTCCGCAGCCCAGCCGCCGCCACGCCCACGATGAAGGCGAGCAACGCGCCGATGGTGATGGAAACGATCAGGGTATTCGCCGTATTTGAGCGCTTAATGCCGCCCGCCGTTAATGCGGTAAGCACCAGTACCGCGCCGACCGCCAGGCCGATGCGCGCGCCGCCTTGGTCCAACCCCGCCAGGTGCAGGGCATAACCCGCGAAGCCCAGCGCTGCCGTCGCCGCCGAGGCCGTCTTCGCGCAGAGAAACATCCAGCCCGCCGAGAAGCCCGCCGCGGGGGTCAGGAGGCGATAGCCATATTCATAAGCGCCACCGCTCACTGGATGTGCCGCCGCGAGTTGCGCGCTACTCAGGGCGTTGCACGTGGCCACCAGCGCCGCCAGCGCCGTGGCGAGGACCACCGAGGGGCCCGTGACACCCGCCGCAATGCCAATACTGACGAAGGCGCCCGTACCCAGGATGGAGCCGAGTCCCATCAGCGTGGCCCCAAAGAGGCCAAGTTCGCGGCGGAGTTCTGGAGCTGTGGTGTTGGTCATGGTTCTTTCCGAAGTCGTGTTTCGCCCACCAATTCGCCCATTTGCGCCTGAACCACCTCCAGCACCGCGGCCCCCGCTTCCGTGAGACGATAGGCGCGTGCGGCTTTGGGGCCGGAACCCGCGACGGTGGAGGAGAGCCAGCCGTGCTCCTCCATGCGCGCCAGGAGCGGATAGAGGGTCCCGGGGCTCGCGTCGTAGCCGTGGTGCCGCAACTCTTTGAGCATCCAGTTGCCCACGACGGGCCCCTCGGCGGCATGGTGGAGGATGTGTATCTTCCAGAAGGCGAGAAGAATCTCGCGATTGACGGTTTTCATATCGGGCTGCATAACGACAATCGTAAACGAAAACCGTAATAAATGTCAAGCCATCTCAAAGCGCGGGGGCGTTAGAAGCCCGATCCCGCGCGCAGGGCGTTCGCCGCCCCGAATACCCCGTCGAGATCCGGCCAAACGCCGCACCCGCCGAGCGCCCGAACGCACGGGCCGGCCGGTCGCCAGAGCCTCGGATTCGTTGGGCCGAAAATGGCCACGGTGGGACAGCCCGTCGCCGCCGCGAGGTGACTGATCCCGCTGTCGTTGCCCACGAAGAGTCGCGCGCCCGCAAGCACCCCCGCGAGCTCCACCAGCGGCATCGGCGGCAGCGCATTGGGTCGGGAAGGCCATTCCTCCTCCGCCGGGCCCAGGCACCACGCGACGCGGCAACCCGCTGCTTCCAATTGGCCCGCCAATGCTTCAAAATTTGCCAGGGGCCAATTCTTGGATCGGCTGCCGCTACCGGGCTGAATGAGCACGTCGACCTCGCGTCGGCCCCGCTCAAAGGGTGCCTGAAAAGGAAGAGAAACCGCGGTATCCGAAGCGCATGCGTACCACTCGGCGGCATGTCGGTCCCATGCTCCCGGGGGGATGCCGGGAGCGCAGCGGACCGCCGAGATCCCCGAGCGCATCAAACCCGCCGCGATCTTGCCGTCATGATCCGCCATCCAGACCAGAGCCCGATCAAAACGCGCGGCAAAGGCCCGAAAGCGCCCATTCGGCTCGCTGAAGACGCTGGCAAAGCCCGTGCTCTCCAGATCGTACACCGCATCCGCGATACCGGCGGCCCGGGCCAGCGCCACGCGCTCGGGGAGGCCCGCGACCTCAATGGATACGGAGCGGGCGAGCGCGGAGAGGGCGGGAAAGGTACAGATGAAGTCGCCCACGCCGCCCGTGTGGACCACCAGAAGTCTGCTTTTCACGGCGCTTGCGCCCCGGCGATTTCGTAGATAGTCACGCGCCCACCGGGCCAGGGTTCAAAAGACTGAAGGTGGGTCAGGTCGGCGGGTGCGTTGGCGGGGTCGAGCAAAGGCCGCAAGGGCGGGGCCATAGCCGCCGTGTAGCGTTCATCCACGACAAGATAGCGCGCGCCCGCCGCCCGTGCCCGGTTGAGCATCGCCTCCAGACTCTCACCCTCCGCCGGGCCGGTCGAGGGCATCCCCGCATAGAATCCCACCTGGGGCTTTCGCGTAAAAATCAGGCCGTGCGCCAGGTTTTCCGACATCCATTGTCCCGCGAGCTTGTACTCGCGCGGTTCACGGGGGAGTCGGCCGAGGTGCTCCGAGCCAATGGTTATCGCGGCTTGAACCGCTTGGAAAGCGATTATCGCCAGCAGGGGAATCAGCCGGAGCAGCCGCGCGCCGTGATCGGCCTGGGCGAGGCGGGCGGAGGTCAGCACGATTCCCGACGCCGACCAGAGGGAAAAAACGATCAGCGGGGCCATGAGATAGCGGGGGGCGGGGGAGAGGACAAATAGACTCACCGCCCACTGGGCGAAAGCGAAGAGCAGCACGCAGCATTCAAGCCGGAAGTCCCGGGGCCGCTGTCTCGGCAGAAGGAATCCCGCGCCCAGAAAAAAGAACAGCACCGGTCCCAGCATGACGGGGACGACATTGCTGAGGGTCTCTACGCCCGTGTGGGCGAAACGCACCCAGTCGAACTCCGCGAGGATGAACCCGACCCGGTAATTCGCCGTAGCCCGGCCCGCCAAAGCCTGATTGAAGGCCGTGCTGGCCATGATGAACAGCGCGAAAACAATCGCAAGCGGGGCCAGACGCCGCGCTGAAGCGCGGTCCGGGGGCCAGAGGAGGATGGCCACGGCGGGGGCCGCGCACATAAAGAGAAACAGGCCCTCCGGCCGGGTGAGGCTCAGCGCGCAGAACGCCGCCGCGCCGCCATACAGCGCCCAACCGCCCCGGCGCGCGCCCCGGACCAGCAGGTACACGGCCGTGAGCCAGAGCAGCGCCGCGAGCGATTCCGTGGAGACGCTGCACCCATAGTCCGCCAGCCAGGGCCACAGGGCCACGACCAGGCCCGCGACGCGCGCCGTGGATCGACCGTGAATTTCACGGGCGAGAAGATAAACCGGGATCACCAGGAGCGTGGCGGCGGCGAAGGACACCAGCCGGCACCCCCACTCCAGATCGGCCAGGGGCAATTTGGAGAACAGCGCGCCGAGCAGGGGATAGAAGGGGGGGATCTTGGGGTCGTGTCCCAGGAAAATCCCCGACGCAAAGGAGGCGGCGGTTTCCACGTAGTGAATGGCGTCCGCCGTGTCCAATACGCGGGGCACCGCGATCAAAAAGAGCAGCCGATACGCGAATGCGAGTCCCGCAAGCTGCGCAAGGTCCCGGCGAAGTTCATGTGTGGGTGGTGGAGGATTCACGCCGTGATGCTACGTGACCCAGGCGCCGCGATGCAAAAACTCGCAGGGACCGCGTCGCTCCCCGCGCCGAGCCTGCCGGAATCCCCCATTGTTTTAGGCGCCGCTTTGGCCGAGCGCGATAGACTGAATCGGCGCGGCTGTACTGCAGTTTGACGTCGTGGCGCGTTCGCCTTTTTCGGTGGTCGATCAATGCGCCCGAAAACAAAACTCGCCCCCCGGATGCCGGGGGGCGAATCGAAGTTCTTCGACAACTGAACTACGGCTGCTGCAAGGTAAGCCGCGTATATACCGTCAGCGTGGCGGTCGTGTTGAAGCGGATATCCCCCGCGGGCTGGTCGCCCTCAAAATGCAGCGTCGGCGCACCGCAGTCGCCATCTTCCAGATCGTTCAGCAGGTCCACCGGTTCGTCCTGCGTCAGATCAAAACTGCCGCCCAGGCCCTGCGAATCCGAAGCCTCGCCCAGGGGCAGGGGGGAAGCGCCCAGAAAGATCAGCTTCAGGTCCGAGTCGGTGAAGGAATCAAAGTCCCCTTCCGTGGCGGTCACGGTGACCTTGGTCAGTTCCACACCCGTGATGTCCACCAGATCGGCAACCAGATCCCCGCCAAACTGCCGGATAAGGGCATCCAGCTCTTCCTCGCTGAACAAGTCGCAGAAGGCTCCCACCGCGATATTCACGTCGCCGTCGGCCTCATTCGCCGCAACGATCGCGGAATTCTGAATCAGCGGTACCGTCACTTCAATGGGCAATTCGAGCCCATTGCAGCCCGAAAGACCGCTCAGCGCAATCCCGACCGCCACTGCGCCAACGGCCATCGCGCCTGCCTTGCGAAAGCTTGAAAACTGAATCATCGGAAAAATCTCCAGGTAGTTGTCGGCGGTCTGGCACCAGCGCCAGCGCATATGTGACACAGTACCACGCATCGGAGGGACCATTACAGTCGCGCCCGGCTCAACCCGCCTTCAGCGTGGAGAGGACCTTCCACATGCTCTTGTCCCAGGAGAAACGCGCCGCAATCTGCGTGCCCGTGTGAATCCGCTTGGAACGCAGGTGCTTCTCCTCGGAGAGGATGCGCTTCAGCGACTGAAAAAATGCGTCGAGGCTCTCCCCATTAAAATAGATCGGCGCATCGCCCGCCACCTCCATCACCCCCCGGGAGCCCGCCGCCAGCACCGGAACACCCGCCGCCATGGCCTCCAGCACCCGCAGCCCACTGCCGTCGTCCGGCGCGGGATAGAGGAAGAAGTCCGATTCGCGATAAAGACCGGCCAGGTGCGAGTCGGGGCACTGCTCCACACGCACCACACGGGGCCCCCAACTGTCCGGCTCGTCCGGCAGGGTCGGCCCCACGATAACCTGGGTCTGGGGGAACTCGTCCTTCCGCTTTTCCATCGCCTCCCGCACCGTGTGGAGCAGGGGCGCCGTCAGCGGGTCAAAAAACATCACGATGTACGGCTTCTCCACCACCGAGATGGTCGGTTTGGACAAATTGGGGGAAACCCCCGGCGGCGCAACGATGATCTTCTCCATCGGCGCCTCGAAAAGCTCCAGGCAGCGTCGGCGGACGTGCTCCGTCGGCGCAATGATGTGGCGCGCCGTGGCGCAGGCCCGCTTTGTGTTCTTGAAGCCGGGAGCGTTCGCCCCGCCCCGTTCCCAGGGCGAAAGGTCCAGAGCGACCAGAATCTGGGGCACCGGAGGCTTCAGGCACGGCGCCTGGATGGACGACAACACGAGCTCGATGCCATTCTGCTGGATCGCGCTTTCCAGAGCATTCCCCCCTCGGCGCAGGAGCGCCTGAAGCCCCCCCGAAGGCCGCTCCACCGGGATACCAGGCATGCCCGGCATCGCCGAAGGATACTCCGCGTCGTGGAGGCAGGAAAAGGTGAGATCGTGCTTCGCGCCCTGGATCGGCGTGATGATCTGGGAAAGATAGCGGATCACATGGTGGGGGAAGGGGACCGATTCCGCGGGTAGCGTGTTAATGCCGATATGCATAAGGCCGGGTAACTTGACTCCAAAAATCCGGTGAGGACGGGCGCGCCGCCCTGCCGGCCGCGCGATGCCCCCTATACTACACCAACGAGCCGCCGAATGCACTGAAGCCTTCGTCGCGCCATAGAATACCTCCGCGCCGCCATGGTAGAATAACCGCTTGCCCGGACCCGGAATGCCCGCCGCGCCGCTTGTCGCCAACTCGGGCGGGACGCCCCCCTGTTCATTCCCCGTGCGGACGCGCCAGCGAATGGCGGCCCCAATGTAGTGAGGAAGTGTTTCGATGAATCAGCTTGACCAACTTGAATCCAAGAGCATTCACATCCTTCGCGAGGCCTATCGCGAGTTCAAGAGCCTGTGCATGCTCTGGTCCATCGGCAAGGACAGCACGGTGATGCTCTGGCTCGCGCGCAAGGCCTTCTTCGGCCATTGCCCCCTGCCCCTCGTGCATATCGACACCTCCTACAAGATCCCGGAGATGATCGCTTATCGCGACCGCCTGGCCCTCGAGTGGAACCTCAACATGGTCGTCGGTCAGAACAAAGAAGCCCTGGCGAAAAAGCAGACCTTCCCCGAAGGCGCCATCACGCGCCTGGAGTGCTGCAAGGCCCTCAAGAGCGAGGCCCTGAAGCACACCCTTTCCGGCGACTGGGAGCGCATGCGCCTCAACCACACCACCGGCAAGTATGAAGTCGACACCAACCGCGAGCCCTACACGGGCGTCATCGTGGGCGTGCGCTCCGATGAAGAAGGCAGCCGCTCCAAGGAGCGTTATTTCTCCCCCCGCGACAAGCAGAACGACTGGGACGTGGACGACCAGCCGCCGGAATTGTGGAACCAGTACAAGACCGACTTCGCTCCCGGCACCCACGTGCGCATTCACCCGCTCCTCGACTGGACCGAGCTGAACCTCTGGGAATACATCCAGCGCGAGAACATCCCCCTCGTGGACCTCTATTTCGATCAGGGCGAAGGCACCCGCTACCGCTCCCTCGGCTGCGGCCCCTGCACCAGTTGCGTCCAGTCCACCTCGAAGAATGTCGCCGAAGTGGTGGAGGAAATTCGCAGCGGAAAGTTCGCCAATATCGCCGAACGCTCCGGCCGCGCCCAGGACAAGGACGACGGCGGCGGCCTCGAAACCCTGCGCCGCGACGGCTACATGTAAGCCGTTCACCCCGAGCAACTTTACACAACGCCAGCATTCAACGGAAAACCCGGGTTATTCATGAGCACAAACGCAATTCTCGAACGCGAACACATGGACGTGGTGATTGTGGGCCACGTGGACCACGGCAAGAGCACCGTCATCGGCCGCCTCATGGCCGACACCAACTCCCTGCCCGAAGGCAAGCTGGATCAGGTCAAGGCCATGTGCGCCGCGAACGCCCGCCCTTTTGAGTACGCTTTCCTGCTGGATGCGCTCAAGAATGAACAGGCCCAGGGCATCACCATCGACACCGCCCGCTGTTTCTTCAAGACGGACAAGCGCCACTACATCATCAATGACGCGCCAGGCCACATCGAGTTCCTGAAAAACATGGTCACCGGCGCCGCACGCGCCGAAGCCGCCCTTCTCGTGATTGACGCGGAAGAGGGCGTCCAGGAAAACAGCAAGCGCCACGGCTACATGGTCTCCATGCTCGGCCTCAAGCAGCTCTGCGTGCTCGTGAACAAAATGGACCTCGTGAACTACAGCGAGGAAAAGTTCAACGCTATCAAGTCGGAATACTCCGCCTTCCTCGACCAGCTCGGCGTTCAGCCCGCGTCCTTCATTCCCATCAGCGCCCGCGAAGGCGTCAATATCGCCGCAGGCTCGGAAAAGGAAATGCCTTGGTACAAGGGCGTGACCGTCCTCGGCCAGGTCGACGCCTTCGAAAAGCCTCGGGGCAACGAAAGCAAACCCCTGCGCCTGCCCGTGCAGGACATCTACAAGTTCACCGCCCAGGACGACGACCGCCGCATCGTGGCCGGCAATATCTTCACCGGCACCATCCGCGTGGGCGACAAAGTCCGCTTCCAGCCCTCGGGAAAAGAATCGGTGATTAAGACCATCGAGGCCTTCTCCGCCCCGGAACGCTCCGAAGTTGAAGCGGGCTACGCCACCGGCGTCACCCTCACGACCCAGATCTACATCAAGCCCGGCGAGCTCATGGTCAAAGTCGACGAACCCCAGCCCCGCGTCAGCCGCCGTTTCCGCGTCAACATGTTCTGGATGGGTCGTCCGCCCATGGTTCCAGGCAAGTCCTACAAGCTCAAAGTGGGCGCCGCCTCCGTCTCCGCGCAGCTTGCCGAAGTCATCCAGGTACTGGATGCCTCCGAGTTGACCTCCATTGAAAACAAGCAGCAGATTGATCGCCACGATGTGGCCGAATGCATCCTGGAGTGCACCCGTCCCGTCGCCTTCGACCTGCGCAACGAACTCGAAATGACCGGCCGCGTGGTTATCGTCGATGATTTTGAAATCGCCGGCGCGGGCGTCATCCTGGAAGCCCTCGGCGAGTCCGAATCCGTCATGGCGGAGCACATCCGCGCCCGCGAATTCTCCTGGGAGCGCGGCCTGGTTACCCGCGATGAACGCATCGCCCGCTTCAAGAACGAGGGCCGCCTCATCATCCTCCACGGCGAATACGGATGCGGCAAGCGCCGCGTCGCCAAGCAACTGGAGCGCACCCTCTATGATCGCGGCCACAAGACCTACTACTTCGGCATCTCCAACTACTTCGAAGAGCTCGACCACGACGTTCGCACCCGCGACCGCGCCCGTGAAGAGCACCTGGAGAAGCTCGGCGATCTCGCCCGAGTCTTTGTAGACGAGGGAACTTTGCTTATCACCACGGTGACCGACGCCGACGACTACGATCTCGAACGCCTCAAAATGATGTGTTCACCCACGGATATTTTTGTGGCAAATCTCGGCGAGAACCAGTTCAGCAATTTCCCCATCAACGTTGCCCTGCCCTATCGCCCCGAAATGGACGAGGCCATCGCGGCGATTGTGGCGGAATTGAAAGCGAAGCAAATCATTCGCTGATGCAGCCGGGACTGTCCTGCGCACAAGGCCTCCAGACGCGAAGCCCATGACTTCGTCCGCTCGCGGATACCGAAGATGGGCGGAAGTCGCCCCAGTGCGTGGGACCGTCCCGCGTTTTTCCATTACGAACGCAAAATCTTCTCCATCGCCTTGCCCTTCGCCAGCTCGTCGATCAGCTTGTCCAGATAGCGGATCTCCCGCATCAGCGGCTCCTCGATTTCCTCAATACGAACGCCGCAGATCGTGCCTTTGATCAAAGTTCGCGCCGGGTTCAGCGCCGGGGCCTCCGCAATGAACGTCTCGAAGTCGGTCTGATTCTCCAGCAAGGCATCAAAGGCCTTCCGGCTGTAGCCCGTCAGCCAGAAAATAATCTCATCCACCTCCGCCTTCGTTCGGCCCTTTTTCTCCGCCTTCGCAATGTAATGGGGGTAAACCCCCGCGAAGCTCATCTTGTAAACCCGAGTATTTTTCATACCGCCTGTGTCGCTCCATAAAAGTTCTGCTGGCCCAAGTGCACGCTGATTGTGAACAGTGCGATGGCTGGAGTCAAAATTCACGCCAAACATCCAGAACAAAGTGATTGGCCCCAGATCTGAAAATCGCTAAACAGGGGGTTGACCATTCATGGTCGACACAAGAGAAGCCCGGGGCGCTCAAGGACTCCTGGGGCGTGTACGTCCACAGTGAGTCGCGAAACAATGTGTTCTGCCGCCTCGGCATCACGCCACAGGCCCCAGTTCACTGCTCCTCGTATGGTCCTGCGCTATGTCGACCAGGAATGGTCAACCCCCTGTTGGCGGCGTGTGGAACCTATGCTACTATTTGTTCAGTGGCAAGCCCCTGGGGTAACCGTATGAACGATGACAAGACAAACTTGGACGAGGTTCCTTTTTCGAACCCGGAGCCTTTTCTCACCCACGCGTCTCGCGTGGGTATCCAGGAGCGCCATCTGCCGCACTGGCAGTTGGATGGCGCATTCTACTTCGTAACATCGCGTCTTGT
This window contains:
- a CDS encoding amino acid permease; translation: MTNTTAPELRRELGLFGATLMGLGSILGTGAFVSIGIAAGVTGPSVVLATALAALVATCNALSSAQLAAAHPVSGGAYEYGYRLLTPAAGFSAGWMFLCAKTASAATAALGFAGYALHLAGLDQGGARIGLAVGAVLVLTALTAGGIKRSNTANTLIVSITIGALLAFIVGVAAAGLRNGAGNLAPFFGGVNSGRDPGAAFLQATALMFVAFTGYGRIATMGEEVHDPRRTIPRAIVTTLFASAAIYILLALAAVASAGAPAMSDAVEAAAAPLEVVASAHAWPGVAWLVGLGAVTAMLGVLLNLILGLSRVLLAMARRHDAPKLFAAIHAGSATPVAAVWMVGLGIAGLALLGSVKTTWSFSAFTVLVYYAINNLAALRLPKEDRLYSPLWAWGGLAACVFLAFWVEPAIWMAGLGLIAGGLIARALGQRVFGMGATR
- a CDS encoding helix-turn-helix transcriptional regulator, with product MQPDMKTVNREILLAFWKIHILHHAAEGPVVGNWMLKELRHHGYDASPGTLYPLLARMEEHGWLSSTVAGSGPKAARAYRLTEAGAAVLEVVQAQMGELVGETRLRKEP
- a CDS encoding glycosyltransferase family 9 protein, whose protein sequence is MKSRLLVVHTGGVGDFICTFPALSALARSVSIEVAGLPERVALARAAGIADAVYDLESTGFASVFSEPNGRFRAFAARFDRALVWMADHDGKIAAGLMRSGISAVRCAPGIPPGAWDRHAAEWYACASDTAVSLPFQAPFERGRREVDVLIQPGSGSRSKNWPLANFEALAGQLEAAGCRVAWCLGPAEEEWPSRPNALPPMPLVELAGVLAGARLFVGNDSGISHLAAATGCPTVAIFGPTNPRLWRPAGPCVRALGGCGVWPDLDGVFGAANALRAGSGF
- a CDS encoding glycosyltransferase family 39 protein, with the translated sequence MNPPPPTHELRRDLAQLAGLAFAYRLLFLIAVPRVLDTADAIHYVETAASFASGIFLGHDPKIPPFYPLLGALFSKLPLADLEWGCRLVSFAAATLLVIPVYLLAREIHGRSTARVAGLVVALWPWLADYGCSVSTESLAALLWLTAVYLLVRGARRGGWALYGGAAAFCALSLTRPEGLFLFMCAAPAVAILLWPPDRASARRLAPLAIVFALFIMASTAFNQALAGRATANYRVGFILAEFDWVRFAHTGVETLSNVVPVMLGPVLFFFLGAGFLLPRQRPRDFRLECCVLLFAFAQWAVSLFVLSPAPRYLMAPLIVFSLWSASGIVLTSARLAQADHGARLLRLIPLLAIIAFQAVQAAITIGSEHLGRLPREPREYKLAGQWMSENLAHGLIFTRKPQVGFYAGMPSTGPAEGESLEAMLNRARAAGARYLVVDERYTAAMAPPLRPLLDPANAPADLTHLQSFEPWPGGRVTIYEIAGAQAP
- a CDS encoding glycosyltransferase; the encoded protein is MHIGINTLPAESVPFPHHVIRYLSQIITPIQGAKHDLTFSCLHDAEYPSAMPGMPGIPVERPSGGLQALLRRGGNALESAIQQNGIELVLSSIQAPCLKPPVPQILVALDLSPWERGGANAPGFKNTKRACATARHIIAPTEHVRRRCLELFEAPMEKIIVAPPGVSPNLSKPTISVVEKPYIVMFFDPLTAPLLHTVREAMEKRKDEFPQTQVIVGPTLPDEPDSWGPRVVRVEQCPDSHLAGLYRESDFFLYPAPDDGSGLRVLEAMAAGVPVLAAGSRGVMEVAGDAPIYFNGESLDAFFQSLKRILSEEKHLRSKRIHTGTQIAARFSWDKSMWKVLSTLKAG
- a CDS encoding sulfate adenylyltransferase subunit 2 codes for the protein MNQLDQLESKSIHILREAYREFKSLCMLWSIGKDSTVMLWLARKAFFGHCPLPLVHIDTSYKIPEMIAYRDRLALEWNLNMVVGQNKEALAKKQTFPEGAITRLECCKALKSEALKHTLSGDWERMRLNHTTGKYEVDTNREPYTGVIVGVRSDEEGSRSKERYFSPRDKQNDWDVDDQPPELWNQYKTDFAPGTHVRIHPLLDWTELNLWEYIQRENIPLVDLYFDQGEGTRYRSLGCGPCTSCVQSTSKNVAEVVEEIRSGKFANIAERSGRAQDKDDGGGLETLRRDGYM
- a CDS encoding adenylyl-sulfate kinase, producing the protein MLEREHMDVVIVGHVDHGKSTVIGRLMADTNSLPEGKLDQVKAMCAANARPFEYAFLLDALKNEQAQGITIDTARCFFKTDKRHYIINDAPGHIEFLKNMVTGAARAEAALLVIDAEEGVQENSKRHGYMVSMLGLKQLCVLVNKMDLVNYSEEKFNAIKSEYSAFLDQLGVQPASFIPISAREGVNIAAGSEKEMPWYKGVTVLGQVDAFEKPRGNESKPLRLPVQDIYKFTAQDDDRRIVAGNIFTGTIRVGDKVRFQPSGKESVIKTIEAFSAPERSEVEAGYATGVTLTTQIYIKPGELMVKVDEPQPRVSRRFRVNMFWMGRPPMVPGKSYKLKVGAASVSAQLAEVIQVLDASELTSIENKQQIDRHDVAECILECTRPVAFDLRNELEMTGRVVIVDDFEIAGAGVILEALGESESVMAEHIRAREFSWERGLVTRDERIARFKNEGRLIILHGEYGCGKRRVAKQLERTLYDRGHKTYYFGISNYFEELDHDVRTRDRAREEHLEKLGDLARVFVDEGTLLITTVTDADDYDLERLKMMCSPTDIFVANLGENQFSNFPINVALPYRPEMDEAIAAIVAELKAKQIIR
- a CDS encoding DUF2200 domain-containing protein translates to MKNTRVYKMSFAGVYPHYIAKAEKKGRTKAEVDEIIFWLTGYSRKAFDALLENQTDFETFIAEAPALNPARTLIKGTICGVRIEEIEEPLMREIRYLDKLIDELAKGKAMEKILRS